From the genome of Danio rerio strain Tuebingen ecotype United States chromosome 2, GRCz12tu, whole genome shotgun sequence, one region includes:
- the trpa1a gene encoding transient receptor potential cation channel subfamily A member 1a isoform X1: MTKKMTHISKSEKSRQQSYDSVMDGDESNQISANVFEWTKQGNAAALEKNSRYLDTRDNIGASPLHYASANGHFRIIRHIVQIVGHQELNVRDEEGNTPLHWAVQKDQPGSCSVLLSLGADPNVLNNSHQAPIHMAVSLGKNFVLEQLVSHKQTDVNLEGDLGNTPVILSAALDNHEALGILYKHGAKFCRQNNLGHFPIHAAAFSGAKKSMEVILLKGEEAGLSIDAHINYVDKSCSSPLHLAVRGGNLDIIKLCIGYGAKIDQQQCDKSTALHFACSQGATEVVKIMLSSYPKVCDLINITDGANQTPLHKAVIFDHFELSEYLMSQGANIDFVDCKGHSPLLLATSCGAWRTVNLLLSHGADLTKKDKSGCNFLHLAILQPRGLKNLPTEHESVRELLNDEDIEGCTPLHYACRLGIPDSVKNMLGLEVSLDQKSKEKKSALHFAAEFGRINTCHRLLEMVTDTRLLNEGDEKGLTPLHLASREGHVKVVELLLRKGALFHSDYRGWSGLHHAASEGYTQTMDTLLTSNIKLLNKTDGDGNTALHLAARAGHVAAVRLLLYRGAKIILNKNDASFLHEAVHNARREVTNMVIESDRCEEAMTTYKPNSTKRCIVMDMIEFLPESFKHLLDTCIRESEEDVNCTNYYIEYNFRWLQHPLQNLKKTGMEKDMAYKPLSALNAMVNFNRVNLLTHPVCKKYLEMKWSAYGIKAHLLNMTVYALGVFPLTYLIVNLKPTLVTSRNVTSVNMVCTSLYKQSYLTTSSMLLVLAMNMYAVGKEILQMFQQRLNYLRDLSNYMDWAAAICALLFVVPLLMNLKSSWHWQAGALAALTSWLNLLLYLQRFERIGIYVVMFREISRTLLSIIVLFFYLILGFALSFYALMIEQQHFGRMFLSLLQTFVMMVGEMNYQDNFMKPYLQGDLPFPDLTLAIFVWFVLLVPILLMNLLIGLAVGDIAEVQTNACLKRIAMQIELHTNLEERLPYWFMKRVDQVTIREYPNRCFSGKKRWFFGGNEVKSRTRLGPTFHQLTPLERELTKQKYRLKEISETMEKQHNLLKLIVQKMEISSEADEHDGPPVFQELKEKLLTKSKWGPLLRAVTARKKGICSFGKT, encoded by the exons ATGACAAAAAAAATGACACACATCTCCAAAAGCGAAAAATCTAGACAGCAGTCATACGACAGCGTGATGGATGGAGACGAAAGCAACCAGATATCTGCTAATGTGTTTGAG TGGACTAAGCAAGGAAACGCAGCGGCTCTGGAGAAAAACTCCAGGTATCTGGACACACGCGACAACATTGGTGCCAGTCCACTGCACTACGCTTCAGCCAACGGGCACTTCCGCATCATTAGACATATCGTGCAGATCGTTGGACACCAAG AGCTCAATGTGAGAGATGAGGAGGGAAACACACCTCTTCACTGGGCCGTGCAGAAGGATCAGCCCGGGAGCTGCTCTGTGCTTCTGTCTCTGGGAGCAGATCCAAACGTCCTCAACAACAGCCACCAGGCACCCATTCATATGGCAGTCAGTCTGGGCAAAAACTTTGTCTTAGAG CAACTTGTGTCACATAAACAAACTGATGTGAACCTGGAGGGAGATTTGGGAAACACTCCTGTTATTTTATCCGCTGCTTTGGACAACCATGAGGCCCTGGGTATATTG TACAAGCATGGTGCAAAGTTTTGTCGTCAGAACAACCTTGGACATTTTCCAATTCATGCTGCTGCTTTTTCTGGAGCTAAGAAATCCATGGAGGTCATTCTCCTGAAAG GAGAAGAAGCTGGTTTGTCCATTGACGCCCATATAAACTATGTGGATAAATCTTGCAGCAGCCCACTTCACCTGGCTGTGCGTGGAGGAAATCTGGACATCATTAAACTCTGCATTGGATACGGAGCCAAAATTGATCAGCAGCAg TGTGATAAATCCACTGCTCTCCACTTTGCATGTAGTCAAGGTGCCACTGAGGTTGTTAAAATCATGCTTTCGTCTTACCCTAAAGTGTGTGATCTTATCAACATAACTGACGGGGCCAACCAGACGCCACTACACAA AGCAGTGATTTTTGACCATTTCGAACTTTCAGAGTATCTTATGTCACAG GGTGCCAACATTGACTTTGTTGACTGCAAAGGCCATTCTCCACTCCTTCTGGCAACAAGTTGCGGAGCATGGAGAACAGTTAATCTGCTTCTGTCCCATG GAGCTGATCtgacaaaaaaagacaaatctggaTGCAACTTCTTGCACCTGGCCATCCTGCAGCCCAGGGGACTAAAAAACCTGCCCACAGAG catGAGAGTGTACGAGAGCTGCTTAATGATGAGGATATTGAGGGCTGTACGCCTCTCCATTACGCCTGCAGACTGGGAATACCTGACTCCGTCAAGAACATGCTGGGACTGGAGGTCTCGCTGGACCAGAAGTCCAAAGAGAAGAAATCTGCACTTCATTTTGCAGCTGA GTTTGGGAGAATCAACACGTGCCACAGGCTCCTGGAGATGGTGACGGACACCAGGTTGCTGAATGAGGGGGATGAGAAGGGTCTGACGCCGCTTCATCTGGCCTCTCGCGAGGGACACGTTAAAGTTGTCGAGTTGCTCCTGCGCAAGGGGGCGCTGTTTCACAG TGATTACAGAGGTTGGTCAGGTCTGCATCATGCTGCATCTGAAGGATACACACAGACCATGGACACTTTGCTGACATCTAACATCAAACTTCTGAACAAAACTGATGGAGATGGG AACACAGCTCTACATTTGGCTGCTAGAGCTGGTCATGTAGCAGCAGTGCGATTGCTGTTATACAGAGGTGCCAAGATAATCCTCAACAAAAACGATGCTTCTTTCCTGCATGAGGCTGTGCATAACGCAAGGAGGGAGGTCACCAACATGGTGATCGAGAGCGACAG ATGTGAAGAGGCCATGACAACGTACAAACCAAACTCAACGAAACGCTGCATTGTTATGGACATGATCGAGTTTCTTCCAGAGTCCTTTAAA caTCTTCTAGACACTTGCATAAGGGAATCCGAGGAAGATGTTAACTGCACAAATTACTAT ATTGAGTACAATTTCAGGTGGCTTCAGCATCCACtacaaaaccttaaaaaaacagGCATGGAAAAAGACATGGCATACAAACCTCTCAGCGCACTAAAT GCTATGGTGAATTTTAACCGTGTCAATTTGCTCACCCATCCAGTGTGCAAGAAATATTTGGAGATGAAGTG gAGTGCCTATGGGATCAAAGCACACCTGCTCAATATGACTGTTTATGCACTTGGGGTCTTTCCTTTAACATACCTCATTGTGAATCTGAAGCCCACACTGGTCACGTCCAGAAACGTCACATCAGTCAACATGGTCTGCACATCCCTCTACAAG CAATCCTACCTGACAACATCAAGCATGCTGCTGGTTCTTGCAATGAATATGTATGCAGTGGGGAAAGAGATCCTGCAAATGTTTCAACAG CGGCTGAATTATTTGCGGGATTTGTCGAACTACATGGACTGGGCGGCTGCGATCTGTGCTCTGCTGTTCGTGGTGCCGCTGCTGATGAATCTGAAGAGCTCGTGGCACTGGCAGGCTGGTGCGCTGGCAGCCCTGACCTCCTGGCTCAATCTGCTCCTCTATCTCCAGCG GTTTGAACGGATTGGTATTTATGTGGTGATGTTTCGAGAGATTTCACGGACACTGCTGAGCATTatcgttttgtttttttacctgaTATTGGGATTTGCTTTGTCCTTCTATGCCTTGATGATCGAACAG CAACATTTTGGAAGGATGTTCCTATCACTGCTGCAGACCTTTGTCATGATGGTAGGAGAAATGAACTACCAGGACAACTTCATGAAGCCCTACCTGCAAGGAGATCTTCCTTTCCCTGATTTGACTTTGGCAATATTTGTGTGGTTTGTCTTACTTGTGCCTATCCTTCTCATGAACCTTCTG ATTGGTTTGGCTGTTGGTGACATAGCAGAGGTTCAGACAAACGCCTGCTTAAAGAGGATTGCAATGCAG ATTGAGCTCCACACTAACCTGGAGGAGAGGCTTCCTTATTGGTTCATGAAGCGGGTGGACCAGGTCACTATCAGAGAATACCCAAACAGATGCTTCAGCGGAAAG AAAAGATGGTTTTTCGGAGGGAATGAGGTGAAGTCCAGGACCCGTCTCGGTCCTACCTTCCACCAGTTAACTCCACTGGAACGAGAGCTAACCAAACAGAAATACAG GCTGAAGGAGATTTCAGAGACCATGGAAAAGCAACACAACCTGCTAAAGCTGATAGTGCAGAAGATGGAGATCAGTTCAGAGGCCGATGAACACGACGGACCCCCAGTGTTTCAGGAGCTGAAAGAGAAACTCCTCACCAAAAGCAAATGGGGTCCTCTGCTCAGGGCAGTGACTGCCAGAAAGAAGGGAATCTGCAGTTTCGGAAAAACTTAA
- the trpa1a gene encoding transient receptor potential cation channel subfamily A member 1a (The RefSeq protein has 2 substitutions compared to this genomic sequence), whose amino-acid sequence MTKKMTHISKSEKSRQQSYDNVMDGDESNQISANVFEWTKQGNAAALEKNSRYLDTRDNIGASPLHYASANGHFRIIRHIVQIVGHQELNVRDEEGNTPLHWAVQKDQPGSCSVLLSLGADPNVLNNSHQAPIHMAVSLGKNFVLEQLVSHKQTDVNLEGDLGNTPVILSAALDNHEALGILYKHGAKFCRQNNLGHFPIHAAAFSGAKKSMEVILLKGEEAGLSIDAHINYVDKSCSSPLHLAVRGGNLDIIKLCIGYGAKIDQQQCDKSTALHFACSQGATEVVKVMLSSYPKVCDLINITDGANQTPLHKAVIFDHFELSEYLMSQGANIDFVDCKGHSPLLLATSCGAWRTVNLLLSHGADLTKKDKSGCNFLHLAILQPRGLKNLPTEVLQHESVRELLNDEDIEGCTPLHYACRLGIPDSVKNMLGLEVSLDQKSKEKKSALHFAAEFGRINTCHRLLEMVTDTRLLNEGDEKGLTPLHLASREGHVKVVELLLRKGALFHSDYRGWSGLHHAASEGYTQTMDTLLTSNIKLLNKTDGDGNTALHLAARAGHVAAVRLLLYRGAKIILNKNDASFLHEAVHNARREVTNMVIESDRCEEAMTTYKPNSTKRCIVMDMIEFLPESFKHLLDTCIRESEEDVNCTNYYIEYNFRWLQHPLQNLKKTGMEKDMAYKPLSALNAMVNFNRVNLLTHPVCKKYLEMKWSAYGIKAHLLNMTVYALGVFPLTYLIVNLKPTLVTSRNVTSVNMVCTSLYKQSYLTTSSMLLVLAMNMYAVGKEILQMFQQRLNYLRDLSNYMDWAAAICALLFVVPLLMNLKSSWHWQAGALAALTSWLNLLLYLQRFERIGIYVVMFREISRTLLSIIVLFFYLILGFALSFYALMIEQQHFGRMFLSLLQTFVMMVGEMNYQDNFMKPYLQGDLPFPDLTLAIFVWFVLLVPILLMNLLIGLAVGDIAEVQTNACLKRIAMQIELHTNLEERLPYWFMKRVDQVTIREYPNRCFSGKKRWFFGGNEVKSRTRLGPTFHQLTPLERELTKQKYRLKEISETMEKQHNLLKLIVQKMEISSEADEHDGPPVFQELKEKLLTKSKWGPLLRAVTARKKGICSFGKT is encoded by the exons ATGACAAAAAAAATGACACACATCTCCAAAAGCGAAAAATCTAGACAGCAGTCATACGACAGCGTGATGGATGGAGACGAAAGCAACCAGATATCTGCTAATGTGTTTGAG TGGACTAAGCAAGGAAACGCAGCGGCTCTGGAGAAAAACTCCAGGTATCTGGACACACGCGACAACATTGGTGCCAGTCCACTGCACTACGCTTCAGCCAACGGGCACTTCCGCATCATTAGACATATCGTGCAGATCGTTGGACACCAAG AGCTCAATGTGAGAGATGAGGAGGGAAACACACCTCTTCACTGGGCCGTGCAGAAGGATCAGCCCGGGAGCTGCTCTGTGCTTCTGTCTCTGGGAGCAGATCCAAACGTCCTCAACAACAGCCACCAGGCACCCATTCATATGGCAGTCAGTCTGGGCAAAAACTTTGTCTTAGAG CAACTTGTGTCACATAAACAAACTGATGTGAACCTGGAGGGAGATTTGGGAAACACTCCTGTTATTTTATCCGCTGCTTTGGACAACCATGAGGCCCTGGGTATATTG TACAAGCATGGTGCAAAGTTTTGTCGTCAGAACAACCTTGGACATTTTCCAATTCATGCTGCTGCTTTTTCTGGAGCTAAGAAATCCATGGAGGTCATTCTCCTGAAAG GAGAAGAAGCTGGTTTGTCCATTGACGCCCATATAAACTATGTGGATAAATCTTGCAGCAGCCCACTTCACCTGGCTGTGCGTGGAGGAAATCTGGACATCATTAAACTCTGCATTGGATACGGAGCCAAAATTGATCAGCAGCAg TGTGATAAATCCACTGCTCTCCACTTTGCATGTAGTCAAGGTGCCACTGAGGTTGTTAAAATCATGCTTTCGTCTTACCCTAAAGTGTGTGATCTTATCAACATAACTGACGGGGCCAACCAGACGCCACTACACAA AGCAGTGATTTTTGACCATTTCGAACTTTCAGAGTATCTTATGTCACAG GGTGCCAACATTGACTTTGTTGACTGCAAAGGCCATTCTCCACTCCTTCTGGCAACAAGTTGCGGAGCATGGAGAACAGTTAATCTGCTTCTGTCCCATG GAGCTGATCtgacaaaaaaagacaaatctggaTGCAACTTCTTGCACCTGGCCATCCTGCAGCCCAGGGGACTAAAAAACCTGCCCACAGAGGTACTGCAG catGAGAGTGTACGAGAGCTGCTTAATGATGAGGATATTGAGGGCTGTACGCCTCTCCATTACGCCTGCAGACTGGGAATACCTGACTCCGTCAAGAACATGCTGGGACTGGAGGTCTCGCTGGACCAGAAGTCCAAAGAGAAGAAATCTGCACTTCATTTTGCAGCTGA GTTTGGGAGAATCAACACGTGCCACAGGCTCCTGGAGATGGTGACGGACACCAGGTTGCTGAATGAGGGGGATGAGAAGGGTCTGACGCCGCTTCATCTGGCCTCTCGCGAGGGACACGTTAAAGTTGTCGAGTTGCTCCTGCGCAAGGGGGCGCTGTTTCACAG TGATTACAGAGGTTGGTCAGGTCTGCATCATGCTGCATCTGAAGGATACACACAGACCATGGACACTTTGCTGACATCTAACATCAAACTTCTGAACAAAACTGATGGAGATGGG AACACAGCTCTACATTTGGCTGCTAGAGCTGGTCATGTAGCAGCAGTGCGATTGCTGTTATACAGAGGTGCCAAGATAATCCTCAACAAAAACGATGCTTCTTTCCTGCATGAGGCTGTGCATAACGCAAGGAGGGAGGTCACCAACATGGTGATCGAGAGCGACAG ATGTGAAGAGGCCATGACAACGTACAAACCAAACTCAACGAAACGCTGCATTGTTATGGACATGATCGAGTTTCTTCCAGAGTCCTTTAAA caTCTTCTAGACACTTGCATAAGGGAATCCGAGGAAGATGTTAACTGCACAAATTACTAT ATTGAGTACAATTTCAGGTGGCTTCAGCATCCACtacaaaaccttaaaaaaacagGCATGGAAAAAGACATGGCATACAAACCTCTCAGCGCACTAAAT GCTATGGTGAATTTTAACCGTGTCAATTTGCTCACCCATCCAGTGTGCAAGAAATATTTGGAGATGAAGTG gAGTGCCTATGGGATCAAAGCACACCTGCTCAATATGACTGTTTATGCACTTGGGGTCTTTCCTTTAACATACCTCATTGTGAATCTGAAGCCCACACTGGTCACGTCCAGAAACGTCACATCAGTCAACATGGTCTGCACATCCCTCTACAAG CAATCCTACCTGACAACATCAAGCATGCTGCTGGTTCTTGCAATGAATATGTATGCAGTGGGGAAAGAGATCCTGCAAATGTTTCAACAG CGGCTGAATTATTTGCGGGATTTGTCGAACTACATGGACTGGGCGGCTGCGATCTGTGCTCTGCTGTTCGTGGTGCCGCTGCTGATGAATCTGAAGAGCTCGTGGCACTGGCAGGCTGGTGCGCTGGCAGCCCTGACCTCCTGGCTCAATCTGCTCCTCTATCTCCAGCG GTTTGAACGGATTGGTATTTATGTGGTGATGTTTCGAGAGATTTCACGGACACTGCTGAGCATTatcgttttgtttttttacctgaTATTGGGATTTGCTTTGTCCTTCTATGCCTTGATGATCGAACAG CAACATTTTGGAAGGATGTTCCTATCACTGCTGCAGACCTTTGTCATGATGGTAGGAGAAATGAACTACCAGGACAACTTCATGAAGCCCTACCTGCAAGGAGATCTTCCTTTCCCTGATTTGACTTTGGCAATATTTGTGTGGTTTGTCTTACTTGTGCCTATCCTTCTCATGAACCTTCTG ATTGGTTTGGCTGTTGGTGACATAGCAGAGGTTCAGACAAACGCCTGCTTAAAGAGGATTGCAATGCAG ATTGAGCTCCACACTAACCTGGAGGAGAGGCTTCCTTATTGGTTCATGAAGCGGGTGGACCAGGTCACTATCAGAGAATACCCAAACAGATGCTTCAGCGGAAAG AAAAGATGGTTTTTCGGAGGGAATGAGGTGAAGTCCAGGACCCGTCTCGGTCCTACCTTCCACCAGTTAACTCCACTGGAACGAGAGCTAACCAAACAGAAATACAG GCTGAAGGAGATTTCAGAGACCATGGAAAAGCAACACAACCTGCTAAAGCTGATAGTGCAGAAGATGGAGATCAGTTCAGAGGCCGATGAACACGACGGACCCCCAGTGTTTCAGGAGCTGAAAGAGAAACTCCTCACCAAAAGCAAATGGGGTCCTCTGCTCAGGGCAGTGACTGCCAGAAAGAAGGGAATCTGCAGTTTCGGAAAAACTTAA
- the trpa1a gene encoding transient receptor potential cation channel subfamily A member 1a isoform X2: MTKKMTHISKSEKSRQQSYDSVMDGDESNQISANVFEWTKQGNAAALEKNSRYLDTRDNIGASPLHYASANGHFRIIRHIVQIVGHQELNVRDEEGNTPLHWAVQKDQPGSCSVLLSLGADPNVLNNSHQAPIHMAVSLGKNFVLEQLVSHKQTDVNLEGDLGNTPVILSAALDNHEALGILYKHGAKFCRQNNLGHFPIHAAAFSGAKKSMEVILLKGEEAGLSIDAHINYVDKSCSSPLHLAVRGGNLDIIKLCIGYGAKIDQQQCDKSTALHFACSQGATEVVKIMLSSYPKVCDLINITDGANQTPLHKAVIFDHFELSEYLMSQGANIDFVDCKGHSPLLLATSCGAWRTVNLLLSHGADLTKKDKSGCNFLHLAILQPRGLKNLPTEVLQHESVRELLNDEDIEGCTPLHYACRLGIPDSVKNMLGLEVSLDQKSKEKKSALHFAAEFGRINTCHRLLEMVTDTRLLNEGDEKGLTPLHLASREGHVKVVELLLRKGALFHSDYRGWSGLHHAASEGYTQTMDTLLTSNIKLLNKTDGDGNTALHLAARAGHVAAVRLLLYRGAKIILNKNDASFLHEAVHNARREVTNMVIESDRCEEAMTTYKPNSTKRCIVMDMIEFLPESFKHLLDTCIRESEEDVNCTNYYIEYNFRWLQHPLQNLKKTGMEKDMAYKPLSALNAMVNFNRVNLLTHPVCKKYLEMKWSAYGIKAHLLNMTVYALGVFPLTYLIVNLKPTLVTSRNVTSVNMVCTSLYKQSYLTTSSMLLVLAMNMYAVGKEILQMFQQRLNYLRDLSNYMDWAAAICALLFVVPLLMNLKSSWHWQAGALAALTSWLNLLLYLQRFERIGIYVVMFREISRTLLSIIVLFFYLILGFALSFYALMIEQQHFGRMFLSLLQTFVMMVGEMNYQDNFMKPYLQGDLPFPDLTLAIFVWFVLLVPILLMNLLIGLAVGDIAEVQTNACLKRIAMQIELHTNLEERLPYWFMKRVDQVTIREYPNRCFSGKKRWFFGGNEVKSRTRLGPTFHQLTPLERELTKQKYRLKEISETMEKQHNLLKLIVQKMEISSEADEHDGPPVFQELKEKLLTKSKWGPLLRAVTARKKGICSFGKT, translated from the exons ATGACAAAAAAAATGACACACATCTCCAAAAGCGAAAAATCTAGACAGCAGTCATACGACAGCGTGATGGATGGAGACGAAAGCAACCAGATATCTGCTAATGTGTTTGAG TGGACTAAGCAAGGAAACGCAGCGGCTCTGGAGAAAAACTCCAGGTATCTGGACACACGCGACAACATTGGTGCCAGTCCACTGCACTACGCTTCAGCCAACGGGCACTTCCGCATCATTAGACATATCGTGCAGATCGTTGGACACCAAG AGCTCAATGTGAGAGATGAGGAGGGAAACACACCTCTTCACTGGGCCGTGCAGAAGGATCAGCCCGGGAGCTGCTCTGTGCTTCTGTCTCTGGGAGCAGATCCAAACGTCCTCAACAACAGCCACCAGGCACCCATTCATATGGCAGTCAGTCTGGGCAAAAACTTTGTCTTAGAG CAACTTGTGTCACATAAACAAACTGATGTGAACCTGGAGGGAGATTTGGGAAACACTCCTGTTATTTTATCCGCTGCTTTGGACAACCATGAGGCCCTGGGTATATTG TACAAGCATGGTGCAAAGTTTTGTCGTCAGAACAACCTTGGACATTTTCCAATTCATGCTGCTGCTTTTTCTGGAGCTAAGAAATCCATGGAGGTCATTCTCCTGAAAG GAGAAGAAGCTGGTTTGTCCATTGACGCCCATATAAACTATGTGGATAAATCTTGCAGCAGCCCACTTCACCTGGCTGTGCGTGGAGGAAATCTGGACATCATTAAACTCTGCATTGGATACGGAGCCAAAATTGATCAGCAGCAg TGTGATAAATCCACTGCTCTCCACTTTGCATGTAGTCAAGGTGCCACTGAGGTTGTTAAAATCATGCTTTCGTCTTACCCTAAAGTGTGTGATCTTATCAACATAACTGACGGGGCCAACCAGACGCCACTACACAA AGCAGTGATTTTTGACCATTTCGAACTTTCAGAGTATCTTATGTCACAG GGTGCCAACATTGACTTTGTTGACTGCAAAGGCCATTCTCCACTCCTTCTGGCAACAAGTTGCGGAGCATGGAGAACAGTTAATCTGCTTCTGTCCCATG GAGCTGATCtgacaaaaaaagacaaatctggaTGCAACTTCTTGCACCTGGCCATCCTGCAGCCCAGGGGACTAAAAAACCTGCCCACAGAGGTACTGCAG catGAGAGTGTACGAGAGCTGCTTAATGATGAGGATATTGAGGGCTGTACGCCTCTCCATTACGCCTGCAGACTGGGAATACCTGACTCCGTCAAGAACATGCTGGGACTGGAGGTCTCGCTGGACCAGAAGTCCAAAGAGAAGAAATCTGCACTTCATTTTGCAGCTGA GTTTGGGAGAATCAACACGTGCCACAGGCTCCTGGAGATGGTGACGGACACCAGGTTGCTGAATGAGGGGGATGAGAAGGGTCTGACGCCGCTTCATCTGGCCTCTCGCGAGGGACACGTTAAAGTTGTCGAGTTGCTCCTGCGCAAGGGGGCGCTGTTTCACAG TGATTACAGAGGTTGGTCAGGTCTGCATCATGCTGCATCTGAAGGATACACACAGACCATGGACACTTTGCTGACATCTAACATCAAACTTCTGAACAAAACTGATGGAGATGGG AACACAGCTCTACATTTGGCTGCTAGAGCTGGTCATGTAGCAGCAGTGCGATTGCTGTTATACAGAGGTGCCAAGATAATCCTCAACAAAAACGATGCTTCTTTCCTGCATGAGGCTGTGCATAACGCAAGGAGGGAGGTCACCAACATGGTGATCGAGAGCGACAG ATGTGAAGAGGCCATGACAACGTACAAACCAAACTCAACGAAACGCTGCATTGTTATGGACATGATCGAGTTTCTTCCAGAGTCCTTTAAA caTCTTCTAGACACTTGCATAAGGGAATCCGAGGAAGATGTTAACTGCACAAATTACTAT ATTGAGTACAATTTCAGGTGGCTTCAGCATCCACtacaaaaccttaaaaaaacagGCATGGAAAAAGACATGGCATACAAACCTCTCAGCGCACTAAAT GCTATGGTGAATTTTAACCGTGTCAATTTGCTCACCCATCCAGTGTGCAAGAAATATTTGGAGATGAAGTG gAGTGCCTATGGGATCAAAGCACACCTGCTCAATATGACTGTTTATGCACTTGGGGTCTTTCCTTTAACATACCTCATTGTGAATCTGAAGCCCACACTGGTCACGTCCAGAAACGTCACATCAGTCAACATGGTCTGCACATCCCTCTACAAG CAATCCTACCTGACAACATCAAGCATGCTGCTGGTTCTTGCAATGAATATGTATGCAGTGGGGAAAGAGATCCTGCAAATGTTTCAACAG CGGCTGAATTATTTGCGGGATTTGTCGAACTACATGGACTGGGCGGCTGCGATCTGTGCTCTGCTGTTCGTGGTGCCGCTGCTGATGAATCTGAAGAGCTCGTGGCACTGGCAGGCTGGTGCGCTGGCAGCCCTGACCTCCTGGCTCAATCTGCTCCTCTATCTCCAGCG GTTTGAACGGATTGGTATTTATGTGGTGATGTTTCGAGAGATTTCACGGACACTGCTGAGCATTatcgttttgtttttttacctgaTATTGGGATTTGCTTTGTCCTTCTATGCCTTGATGATCGAACAG CAACATTTTGGAAGGATGTTCCTATCACTGCTGCAGACCTTTGTCATGATGGTAGGAGAAATGAACTACCAGGACAACTTCATGAAGCCCTACCTGCAAGGAGATCTTCCTTTCCCTGATTTGACTTTGGCAATATTTGTGTGGTTTGTCTTACTTGTGCCTATCCTTCTCATGAACCTTCTG ATTGGTTTGGCTGTTGGTGACATAGCAGAGGTTCAGACAAACGCCTGCTTAAAGAGGATTGCAATGCAG ATTGAGCTCCACACTAACCTGGAGGAGAGGCTTCCTTATTGGTTCATGAAGCGGGTGGACCAGGTCACTATCAGAGAATACCCAAACAGATGCTTCAGCGGAAAG AAAAGATGGTTTTTCGGAGGGAATGAGGTGAAGTCCAGGACCCGTCTCGGTCCTACCTTCCACCAGTTAACTCCACTGGAACGAGAGCTAACCAAACAGAAATACAG GCTGAAGGAGATTTCAGAGACCATGGAAAAGCAACACAACCTGCTAAAGCTGATAGTGCAGAAGATGGAGATCAGTTCAGAGGCCGATGAACACGACGGACCCCCAGTGTTTCAGGAGCTGAAAGAGAAACTCCTCACCAAAAGCAAATGGGGTCCTCTGCTCAGGGCAGTGACTGCCAGAAAGAAGGGAATCTGCAGTTTCGGAAAAACTTAA